In Bythopirellula goksoeyrii, a single window of DNA contains:
- a CDS encoding ExeA family protein: MYEEYWQLETKPFEPASDRRFLFPCPGHSSTLHKLQYTVENRRPAALLAGAAGIGKTLLWHALVDQLGEKLGKHAHLVFPLMSPREMLAFLAEQLGTPLGANRPSIEESLCALRTVLVQNRTQKKLAILAVDEAHLLEDAGLLEPLRLLMNLREEDESLFTLLLIGQVATISTLERMNDLDERIEMKVLLKPFSSEETAGYIEHRLVAAGATRPLFTPQALETAHQLTGGIPRRINRLCDLALLVGFAAQESQIDDAQLRAVQSELLTLAAAA, translated from the coding sequence ATGTACGAAGAATACTGGCAGCTAGAAACAAAACCGTTTGAGCCGGCGAGCGATCGACGGTTTCTGTTCCCCTGCCCTGGCCATAGTTCCACGCTGCACAAACTACAATACACGGTAGAAAACCGCCGTCCTGCTGCCCTACTCGCGGGTGCCGCTGGCATCGGCAAGACTTTGCTATGGCACGCGCTGGTGGATCAACTTGGCGAAAAGCTTGGCAAACACGCCCACCTGGTATTTCCCTTGATGTCGCCACGGGAAATGCTCGCCTTTCTGGCTGAGCAGTTGGGCACTCCGTTGGGAGCCAATCGACCTAGCATCGAAGAAAGCTTATGTGCCTTAAGAACTGTTTTGGTTCAAAATCGAACGCAGAAAAAATTGGCGATCCTGGCCGTTGATGAAGCCCATCTCTTGGAGGACGCGGGACTTCTTGAGCCTCTGCGGTTGCTGATGAATTTGCGTGAGGAAGATGAATCTCTCTTCACGCTGCTACTTATAGGGCAGGTCGCCACAATTTCCACCCTGGAAAGGATGAACGACCTCGACGAACGGATAGAAATGAAAGTGCTGCTCAAGCCCTTCAGCAGCGAGGAAACCGCTGGCTACATCGAACATCGCCTCGTAGCAGCAGGAGCAACACGTCCTCTGTTCACACCCCAGGCACTGGAGACTGCTCACCAACTCACGGGCGGTATCCCTCGCCGGATCAATCGCTTGTGTGATTTGGCCCTTCTGGTGGGCTTTGCTGCCCAAGAAAGCCAGATTGATGACGCACAACTCCGCGCGGTCCAATCCGAATTGCTCACACTCGCTGCCGCGGCGTAG